In Vigna unguiculata cultivar IT97K-499-35 chromosome 3, ASM411807v1, whole genome shotgun sequence, a single genomic region encodes these proteins:
- the LOC114178756 gene encoding transcription factor GLABRA 3-like isoform X2, whose protein sequence is MSFVFNIGQGLPGRALAKGQSIWLNNAHSADCKLFSRSLLAKSASIETVVCFPVMEGVIELGTTEHVSEDFSLIERIKTSFLNNLHVNDPNKSALKSRNQEDLAYVAFDDNVESIPEIGYDIASKTSPDGSSNAFQANQPLDETFMVERITSGTSQVQSWQVMDDEISNCVHNSMNSSDCISQTFASPENIASAPKCNNPSDPFAHNPKMTVVDPRGDDWHYQRVLSDLLKTSDQLLMKMHSQKFHQESSFVCWRPGGATDCQWPRSGTSQKLLKKVLFEVPQMHLDGLHESQEENDYKEGMRLETDEIGMNHVMSERRRRAKLNERFLTLRSMVPSISKDDKVSILDDAIEYLKKLERRIKELEVQRGMTNMEPGTRRSPQDMVERTSDHYFSKNHNGKKSVAKKRKVCGVDETGKEINSDALKGSYANDITVRTSDNEIVIEMKCPSRTGRLLEIMEAVNSLSIDFNSVQSTEADGNLYLTIKSVFTGATIGTTKRIKQALQKVASKF, encoded by the exons ATGTCCTTCGTATTCAACATTGGCCAAGG GTTACCAGGAAGAGCTCTGGCAAAGGGTCAATCCATTTGGCTCAACAATGCGCATTCCGCTGACTGTAAACTTTTTAGTCGTTCTCTGCTGGCAAAG AGTGCATCCATCGAG ACGGTCGTGTGTTTTCCGGTTATGGAAGGGGTTATTGAGCTTGGCACCACTGAACAT GTCTCAGAAGATTTCAGTCTAATTGAACGGATCAAAACTTCTTTCTTGAATAATTTGCATGTCAACGATCCTAATAAGTCAGCATTGAAATCAAGGAACCAGGAAGATCTTGCTTATGTAGCATTTGATGATAATGTTGAATCAATTCCAGAAATTGGGTATGACATAGCCAGCAAAACCTCCCCTGATGGTAGTTCAAACGCATTCCAAGCCAATCAACCACTGGATGAAACTTTCATGGTTGAAAGGATAACCAGTGGCACTTCTCAAGTCCAAAGCTGGCAAGTTATGGATGATGAGATAAGTAACTGTGTTCATAACTCCATGAATTCCAGCGACTGCATATCACAAACTTTTGCCAGTCCTGAGAATATTGCTTCTGCACCCAAGTGTAACAACCCTTCTGACCCTTTTGCCCACAACCCAAAAATGACGGTAGTGGATCCTCGAGGTGATGATTGGCATTATCAGAGAGTTCTGTCTGACCTTCTAAAAACCTCTGATCAGTTACTCATGAAAATGCATTCACAAAAGTTTCATCAGGAATCAAGCTTTGTTTGTTGGAGGCCAGGCGGGGCAACGGATtgccaatggccaagatcaggAACTTCACAGAAGTTATTGAAGAAGGTATTGTTTGAAGTTCCTCAAATGCACTTGGATGGTCTGCATGAGTCTCAAGAAGAGAATGACTATAAGGAGGGAATGAGACTAGAGACTGATGAAATTGGCATGAACCACGTAATGTCAGAAAGAAGGAGAAGAGCAAAACTGAATGAAAGGTTTTTAACCCTTAGGTCAATGGTCCCTTCAATCAGTAAG GATGACAAAGTTTCAATACTTGATGATGCAATTGAATACCTTAAAAAGCTTGAGAGAAGGATAAAAGAATTGGAAGTTCAGAGAGGGATGACAAATATGGAGCCGGGGACTAGAAGATCACCTCAAGATATGGTAGAAAGAACTTCTGATCATTATTTTAGCAAAAACCACAATGGCAAGAAATCAGTTGCAAAAAAGAGAAAGGTCTGTGGCGTGGATGAGACAGGAAAAGAGATTAATTCAGATGCTTTAAAAGGAAGTTATGCTAATGATATTACTGTGAGAACTAGTGACAATGAAATTGTGATCGAAATGAAGTGCCCCTCAAGAACAGGAAGACTACTAGAAATTATGGAAGCAGTTAATAGTCTCAGTATAGATTTTAATTCGGTTCAGTCAACAGAGGCCGATGGAAATCTTTATCTGACCAT
- the LOC114178756 gene encoding transcription factor GLABRA 3-like isoform X1 yields the protein MVPENMKKQLALAVRSIQWSYAILWTDSTTQPGVLRWGEGYYNGDIKTRKTSQGVELNSDQIGLQRSEQLRELFKSLKTTEITPQSKRPSAALSPEDLTDAEWYYLVCMSFVFNIGQGLPGRALAKGQSIWLNNAHSADCKLFSRSLLAKSASIETVVCFPVMEGVIELGTTEHVSEDFSLIERIKTSFLNNLHVNDPNKSALKSRNQEDLAYVAFDDNVESIPEIGYDIASKTSPDGSSNAFQANQPLDETFMVERITSGTSQVQSWQVMDDEISNCVHNSMNSSDCISQTFASPENIASAPKCNNPSDPFAHNPKMTVVDPRGDDWHYQRVLSDLLKTSDQLLMKMHSQKFHQESSFVCWRPGGATDCQWPRSGTSQKLLKKVLFEVPQMHLDGLHESQEENDYKEGMRLETDEIGMNHVMSERRRRAKLNERFLTLRSMVPSISKDDKVSILDDAIEYLKKLERRIKELEVQRGMTNMEPGTRRSPQDMVERTSDHYFSKNHNGKKSVAKKRKVCGVDETGKEINSDALKGSYANDITVRTSDNEIVIEMKCPSRTGRLLEIMEAVNSLSIDFNSVQSTEADGNLYLTIKSVFTGATIGTTKRIKQALQKVASKF from the exons ATGGTGCCAGAGAACATGAAGAAACAACTTGCTTTGGCTGTGAGAAGCATCCAATGGAGCTATGCAATTCTCTGGACTGATTCAACCACCCAACCCGG GGTGTTGAGATGGGGGGAAGGGTATTACAATGGAGACATTAAGACAAGGAAAACAAGTCAAGGGGTGGAACTTAATTCTGACCAAATAGGGTTGCAGAGGAGTGAGCAGCTGCGAGAGCTATTCAAATCCCTCAAAACTACAGAAATCACCCCACAAAGCAAAAGACCTTCGGCGGCACTGTCCCCAGAAGATCTCACAGATGCTGAGTGGTATTACTTGGTTTGCATGTCCTTCGTATTCAACATTGGCCAAGG GTTACCAGGAAGAGCTCTGGCAAAGGGTCAATCCATTTGGCTCAACAATGCGCATTCCGCTGACTGTAAACTTTTTAGTCGTTCTCTGCTGGCAAAG AGTGCATCCATCGAG ACGGTCGTGTGTTTTCCGGTTATGGAAGGGGTTATTGAGCTTGGCACCACTGAACAT GTCTCAGAAGATTTCAGTCTAATTGAACGGATCAAAACTTCTTTCTTGAATAATTTGCATGTCAACGATCCTAATAAGTCAGCATTGAAATCAAGGAACCAGGAAGATCTTGCTTATGTAGCATTTGATGATAATGTTGAATCAATTCCAGAAATTGGGTATGACATAGCCAGCAAAACCTCCCCTGATGGTAGTTCAAACGCATTCCAAGCCAATCAACCACTGGATGAAACTTTCATGGTTGAAAGGATAACCAGTGGCACTTCTCAAGTCCAAAGCTGGCAAGTTATGGATGATGAGATAAGTAACTGTGTTCATAACTCCATGAATTCCAGCGACTGCATATCACAAACTTTTGCCAGTCCTGAGAATATTGCTTCTGCACCCAAGTGTAACAACCCTTCTGACCCTTTTGCCCACAACCCAAAAATGACGGTAGTGGATCCTCGAGGTGATGATTGGCATTATCAGAGAGTTCTGTCTGACCTTCTAAAAACCTCTGATCAGTTACTCATGAAAATGCATTCACAAAAGTTTCATCAGGAATCAAGCTTTGTTTGTTGGAGGCCAGGCGGGGCAACGGATtgccaatggccaagatcaggAACTTCACAGAAGTTATTGAAGAAGGTATTGTTTGAAGTTCCTCAAATGCACTTGGATGGTCTGCATGAGTCTCAAGAAGAGAATGACTATAAGGAGGGAATGAGACTAGAGACTGATGAAATTGGCATGAACCACGTAATGTCAGAAAGAAGGAGAAGAGCAAAACTGAATGAAAGGTTTTTAACCCTTAGGTCAATGGTCCCTTCAATCAGTAAG GATGACAAAGTTTCAATACTTGATGATGCAATTGAATACCTTAAAAAGCTTGAGAGAAGGATAAAAGAATTGGAAGTTCAGAGAGGGATGACAAATATGGAGCCGGGGACTAGAAGATCACCTCAAGATATGGTAGAAAGAACTTCTGATCATTATTTTAGCAAAAACCACAATGGCAAGAAATCAGTTGCAAAAAAGAGAAAGGTCTGTGGCGTGGATGAGACAGGAAAAGAGATTAATTCAGATGCTTTAAAAGGAAGTTATGCTAATGATATTACTGTGAGAACTAGTGACAATGAAATTGTGATCGAAATGAAGTGCCCCTCAAGAACAGGAAGACTACTAGAAATTATGGAAGCAGTTAATAGTCTCAGTATAGATTTTAATTCGGTTCAGTCAACAGAGGCCGATGGAAATCTTTATCTGACCAT